The sequence AAACTCCATTTAATAACGTCTGTTTCATTTTGGGGACCTTTATTGAATATAATTAGCGAAGACTCATTGTTTAAAGAttgaataatcaattaaatgTAAGTCGCATAGTTTCTTAACGGTGTGATAAGATAGTAGTTAACGTCGTTAGCTTGCCATAATGGAACGCAGAGGATCGGATCgtttatgtatattttacagATAACCCTTTTCCCAAACATAAGTGTTAAACTTTACTATCTGATTATATTTATCTATTGTCTCTTTTAAGACAAGCCGCATTCTTGAGGTCTAAGCGCTTCAAGACAACCCTTACCATTCGGTCTTTGGCGTCAAAAATGGCCGGATTGTCATTGAATGTATCTTCCAGATTCAGGTTTGGCCAGATTTTCAGACATGATGGATGCACTGTCGGTGGTGTGTCAGCTGCGGGACCTGGCGTCTGAACCACAGAACCGAGCTGTGATTGTCCAGGACCAAGGTTGTCTTCCGGGACTGGTTCTGTTCTTGGACCACAAGAATCCAGAAGTGTTGTTTGCAACCCTGCAGGTACAGAAATGTTGCAAAAGTGTTGATTTccccttaatttttttttagataatcaAGGTATTTCATTCGATTTTCTAATTGTAAAGTAGAagaaatttttctcaaaataagtTCTTATATAGTCTGTCCTCCTGAGATCTGAACCACAAGAATTAATATTCGTTTTCACCAGTCAGTCATATTGAACAACTCAGTCTTTCTTgtctaagaaataaaaaaatgtacaatccataatcttttttttaaattaattttatttatttctactcAGACTCTTCGTTATCTGGCTGAATTGACTCTCAATGTACCCATTATGAAGAATGAGCTGGGTATGATGGTGAGCTTGGAAACTCTTATCAGAAGGTAAGAAAATTTAAcaatgttaacattttcatcaaGATGAGACATTTATGCTGGAAAATATGGCATAACCCATTGTAGATTATTAATACAGTATATGCAAGTgatgttttttccccacacaggGAGGGCCTGTCTCTTGATATCACAGCTCTGGCTAAAGAGATTTATGGCATTCTGAGAGCACCTGCTAATCCAACACCACGCACACCAGAGAGGGAGAAGAGAAGGAAGCCCCAGTTCTTTATCAATTCCACCAACAAGAAGGCCAAGTCTGTCACATTACACATCCAGGGGTTGGACAGCACTGTAAGTTTACCAACTTATTTTTacaatctgatttatacttcatCTCGTTTACTCGTGCGTTTTCTTGCTGCGTTCAAGCAACAAAGAGGCTTATGTGAAGAGGCTCTTCTGAAAGTCAAAGGGGTGATCAGCTTCACGTTTCAAATGGCCTCAAAGAGGTGTACAGTCCGCATCCGTTCAGACCTCCCCACCGAGGTAAAGAGAAGGCATTCAACATTATCTTGTTCTGGTTTACGCCTGAAAGTGCGTCAAATCCTACCAGGAAAAAAGTGGTGCATTTTGTCTGAACTTGTGCATTTTCTGCCAGAGTCTGGCCACAGCCATCGCTTCCACTAAGGTGTTGTCGGCTCAGCAAGTGGTGAAAAACGATGCCGGAGAGGAGGTGAACGACATTCCGATAGAATTTCTGCTTATCCCGACTGAGAGTTTAAAATATCTCATATCTCTGCATTCAGGTTTACGTCCCTCTGAACTCTTGTGGCGCTCAGGTGCCACAAAACGCGAACATCCCAGACTACCtcccagaggaagaggagagccCAGAGAGGGAGGTTGACAAAGCAATTTCCCGCACTGCAGCTAAAGAAGATTCCAGTGGGAGCTGGCTGAATGCTGCTGCTAGTTTCCTCACGAAAACCTTCTACTGGTGAAGCTCTGATTTTTGTCCTTAAAGTGTCCAGATAGACTCCCTCCTCTCACTGCTGAGACGGAGTCCTCATATAATGATCGCTGATACAAGGGTTTTTGTTGAGTCTTTCATTCAACAAGCAACTACAAAGTCATTGCTATGTACATGTACAGATTTTGTCTAAAAATCTTTCAAGCTAAATGAAAGTCTATACTTGTGTACGTCTTTTTTTATGTTCCGtttatgtggatttttgtttctgtttttgccttttctaGGCATCGTTTACCTCCCAACATGTCATTCATGTTAATCTTACTGTCCTGCTGTTTGTAACTACTTGAACTGGTttatgctgaaataaatgtacaaaaataaatgcctgtgtttgtgtgcattgcCTGCTTTGGTCTAAGAAGTAAAAGAAAGTCCGTCCAGGAAAACCAAAGTGAATATTTAGTCAGgtccaaaatgtttaatttgccAACAAATGGAGGTGTAATAATTTTACACTTCAGTAATACAATGGTTCAAAAAAATTCTTCCCACCCACTGTccttaaaggttttgtttgctttcaaaGCTTTGTGGtctttcagaaaatttccacttggtaatatttacaaatgtagGTAGTCACCATGATAACAGTCCAGCTGGTAGAAACCTTCTGCTCACAACTAGTACGTATTGATGCTACGCTTTACAAAAGCTGAGTGAAAAATGTATGAGAAGCTGCTTTCAGTGGGGACCAGAGCATTTAATCTGGCTTCAGATGTTTGCATCGAAAGGAAGACATGGGAGAGTTTGGCTGCAAATGCCAAAGCTCAGGAATGCAGATTCACCTTCAACTCAGTGTGGAAACAACGTCGCCCTACACAGCAAGACAACACAACTTCACAATTCGCAGCATCCATTCatgaaaattattcatttgtttgattCAGTATCAGATGTAAattatttcaagtcattttgagCCGAACAAAATTCAGCTTCTAACACAGCccagctaaaagaaaaagtaaaactcttCCAGTACTCTGGGGCAAGTTGTAGGATACAGCTTTGACTGAGTTTTAACTAGAAAAAAGGGGTAAACAAAATGGCTTCAACCCAAAGCAAAtttctgaagagaaaaacacaaaaaggacgCAGGCAACTAGAAGAATCACATTTTATCTGTACAGCaattaaataaagctaaacGGAAACCAGGAGTTTATGCCCCATTTCTCTGTTGcctgataaaaacagaatcttCTTTTAATAATTACTGAAACTAAAGTTTGTAATACTCAATCACCCTGGCCTCAATCTTACAACCCCTAGTTTTAAACACTGTAGACAGATTACATTGCATTACGTGACATTTCTAGGTAGTCTCTATATAACTTAGTGCCATCATACCATCTCTTCTGTACTGATTCAACCAAAAATGTCGAAACTACACGGAAACTGCATCAgagccttcttttttttttcctttcgcATTGCAGACGCTGAAAATTAGATTAAAGAACATCTACAACAAAAACGCTTCAAGTATCATAGTTGGAAACTGAAAAGGTAATCTCAgtttacaaaattaataaatttttctTCACTCAATCTCAGGAGTTGAAGTTGTCTTGTGATTTTGGGGCGTCGGAGAACTGGGCAGGAACAAGAAGATAAGACCAACTGTCACCGAGAAAATGAACTCTGCCTGAGTTTCCTAAAGGAAAAGACACTTCTCTTGGaaagattgtctttttttttttttttttggcgttCTTTGGAGACACCGGTTTCGGGACATGCCAATGGCGTTTTTTGTCCACAGGAGAAAGAGAATATAAATATGGTGCTGCTAATATCTCCTTTGGTTCAGTCTTCATAGCTCCATGGTTCTCTGCCTCCTTCAGAGGGCTTCTCCCGTCTCCATGGCTGTGGAGTCGTCACGTTCCAAAGCGGCTTCAGGCTACATCTgaatttcaaaaaagaaaaggcaaaggaataagagcaaataaataaatgcaatataaCTCACTGACCTAAACATATGAAggaataaagtacatttttttctgaaggaaCGAGTGTTTCCTGTACACACACATCTACAATTGAACATATAACATGACGCATATCCAACTCTAGGTAGTATAATAAGACAATAGATAAGCGATATAAGTCTTACTGACCTGGTCCCTGCTGGGCTGATAGGTCTTCAACTGCACTCAGAGGCTTTAGAAGACCGTTCTCCATGAAGGCTACGACAGAAACTTtactctcctcttcctctgtctcctgctgctcctcctctccttcaggAGGAGACAACCTGGAATGTGAAGGCAGCGAGATCACCTCTTCGAACTCACCGTTCTCCCTGTCAAAAATAGAGTGGAAGTTTTTTGTAATAAACAGGATAGAAACTGTGGGGTGTAATTTGCTTGCACTGTACACCACCTCTGGTCAGGGCGGCTCAGAGGAGCGGCGCTGGGTTGTGGGCTGAGGTCAGGTTGGTGACTGTTGCTGTTTGTCTGAGGCACGGTGGCTGCAGGTGCTGCAGGAGAACCAGGGCTCACTGACGGAACAAGAACAGTAACTATCAGTGGCGTCCTTCACTGGAACAACAGAGGAGAGGTGTTTTTTGGGAGAAGAGAGGTGTGTTCATGTTACCTGCGCTGTCTCCGGTCCTGACTTTCTGGAGATGAGGGAAATgagaataaacattttgaaagtgtgTTAGACGTGTTTTCGGTTATTAACCAATATGTGCTTTTACCTTATCTGATGTATCTGAGCGTCTGGTTCTCTTCATGATCTCCTCGAGACGCTGCAGGAGTTAAAGACAGGAGAACGTTTAATAACATAGAGGATTTTTGGATGggttatttattaatgtttaagGACGTCACCTTTTTTCTCTCCAATCGTTCTGCTTCTTCCTTCTGAAAGTGCTTCTCCCTCTCCTGCCTCAGTCGCTCTGCCTCCTCTCTCAATCGagactcctcctcctctttctagTCCAAACACAGAGACGAGCATTGAGACAGAGCTCAGCTAAATTCGGCACCAACAGGTAAATCTCACTGAATCAgaataataatagaaatactCAGATGATGATATTATTGAATATTAAAGCTATTCTCTCCTcacttgtcttttttatttttgcttgaaattgtgacttttaatattttgggGAAAATTCCGGTTTCCCAATTACTATCTAGGTCATGACATAACATTTCTGCTTGAAATATATTCTTAATTGATcataagaaatatatatatatttttttataaactaaatgtgttttcatacaTATAAAAGTACTTATAATCatggaaccaaaacaaaaaaaaaaggttgctgTGCCTTTGACCTGTTTCTGGAGTCTCTCTGcctcttctctctccctctgaagcttctcctcctcagcctttctctcctcctcctcctgctttcttcTCTCCTCTGCCAGACGCTGGgcctcctcttctctcttcGCTCGCTCTTCCGCTTTACGGCGGGCCATCTCCTCCTTTGCAGATCTGAGTGGAGAGAAACAAATGACATTGATGCAAGTCAACCTGCAGCGTTGGCGACACCGCCAGATGTCCTCGGAGGGCCTCTGTACCTCGCCTGCTCCTCTTGTTGCctccgctcctcctcctctctctccctctgctccCGGGCCAGCCGCCGTTTTTCGGCCAGGATCCGACTGGCCTCCTCTGGATCTGTGGTGCCAGCTGAAGGTTTCTGAGTTGGGGGACTGCTTGTAGTCTCTGGAAAACATCATAAAAGAATCGTTGAAGAAATTTGTCCTCCTAGCATGATTTACTTCTGTGTCTTTATGACCGACCGTTGACTTCAGCTGGTGCCTCACTCGGGGGATTGTTCTCACCCAGTGGCTGAGGTCTGGGTTGAGGAGGACTGAAAatctttccttcttcctcttctccttcTACCTTCGGAGCTGCTGTTGGCGTTGAGGGTTGGGAGTGCTCAGGCGTGATCCTGACAGGACGAAGGTTTCCGGGATCATCTGAAACGGGAGATTTAAGCAGCTTGGGAGTTGGGGGACGTCCCAGTGTCTTCTGTGGAGGTCTGTGATCAAAcgagaataaaaatgttatattagaAGATAAGGCCAAAACAAGAACTTTTCTTAAGCTTCATATTCATTTTGGAGAGAGCAATAGATTAATCTACCTGCCAGCAGAGGGCGGTGTTGCCTTGTTTGACTTTTTGCTTGAAGAAATGGAGGACTTATTGGGAGGTAACGTCAGAACAGGAGCCAGTGGAAGGGACAGATTGCTCCAAGACTTCCTGACACCGTCACGGTCCTTATGCTTACACAGATGCaatgataaaacaatatttgcttTTCGTTCGCTCATCATCTAAGCAAATTGTTACAATCCCATGCTAAAGTAATTATGTCTTACACAGCatgaaatgaaaagtttgttGTGGTTAAAtaccaaatgaaaatgttgcgACAAACATTGTGAGTCAGAAGAAAATCACGCATGGTTTTCAAGTTTTCCCACAAATATGAAATTGAAGTCTGTGACATAGATATTTATTCAACCTCCTTATCTCTGATACCCTCAAATAAAATGGATCTACCCATCTAAATGGACAGGTGAGAAAAGGAAGGATTAAAGAAGCGTTCAAGATGTCTTACACATCCCTGTGATGAAGCAAGATGGTGGCAACATTATACTGgcaagatgcttttttttttttttccccagaaaccCAAACTGTACAAAGCAACAATCAAATAATTTATATCAAAACCTTCCCATGTGTTATGCCAGACCAGTCAAAACCCAGAGCTGATTCCAGACTGAGACTCTGTGACcgtttgaaaaacatttgtgcTAGGAAATATTCCTTCCATACCTGCACAGTCCCTGTGGTCCTCCTCCGAGCGGTGGCGGAGGCCGGCGAAGCTTTCTCTCTGCTCAGATTCCTGTCCTGGCTGCGACAGTGAGGGAGCACTTGGGCCTGCAGGGTCTTGAATGACACGGCGCTCATGGGGTGGCAGGAAACTGAGCGAGGACACACAGGCATGGCTACCGTGACGATGCACAAGGCGGGCGGGGAGGTTTGGAGTGTTTTGGAGCAGGTATGATTTTGAACAGTGTGGGAATTTGTGGGACATCAGAAAAGATTGGGCAAAAAGGAcgcataaaaataaagttcagaaGGAAAGATGGAAGTGCAAAGGAAGTTAGGTGAATGGTATGAATAAAGCCATGCATTTAGGGAGGTCAAACATGGGGGAACAGGAATGAAAAGGTGATGTTTTGGTAGTAAGAAAGCAGGAGAGAAAGAAGCTGTTAGTGCTACAGATTAGTAGAAGCGCAACATATATACAGACATTACCTAACAACAAGAAACACCCCGAAGAGGGaaacatatttagtttattattcaatCAGGACAAGCTAGTCAGTATTACACATAACACCCAACACCAAATAGTGGACATATGCACAAACTACAACATGAACATAAAGCTAAAGTGCACATTTTACACATTGTTTCTAATGTCAGGCCAAAGAGCAACGTGACAAATAGACGGAATGAACTTTGTTTAAACCTACAGGTGAACGTAGGTGAAGGCTTTAGCACATTACTTCCAAACATATTTTCCTTAGTAGCTCCTTTCTTATGAAAACAAGGAACTTTACCACATGCATATGGAGAACCCAGAGCATGTAGTAGTTATATGTGTACTCTTATGAATGCACCTTTCTAACTGATCTCACTATTGGATATTTCCTATTAAAGTTGGTACAATGCACATacataaatttgtaaaaaagaaaaaaaaaagacatatttggCTATGTAAGATGTTCctcaccaaaaaaataaataaatacaaatctatattgttttctggtaaaaaaaaaactcatccatGGTGACTGTTTGGTGGCTAATGCACAATCCTTTTCGAACTTGCTTTGTTCTGAAATGCAAGGCTTTTGAGAAAACTACCCACCAATGTTTCATAATTCTTTATGAAATTTGTAGttctcaacataaaaaaaacacttacatattaaaaataatatatgatTATTgtataatgcaaagttgtacaAAGTTCACACAGTAACCTTGCAAACATTTTGCTACGGAGACAGGAGCAGCCAGCCCTGTCAATGGGTAAATACTTCCTAAACAGCTTAGACACCAGGATCTTGCGGTCTGCTTCAGTGCgtgtttatatgtgtgtgtgtgtgtgtgtgcgtgcgtgcgtgtgtgtggtgacCAACAGTGAGCTTCGGGTGCCCTGATACAGGCTGGTAAAGGCAGTTTGGGACAGTGTAATGCTTTAAATCCACTCAAATCTTATTAACATTGAAAACCCTCGAGGTCAAGACACTCTGTTGAAATATTATGACTTGTTTCTACTGTACAGGTGGAGATTTATGAGTGATTGCAGAAAGTCTTGCATCAAATTTAGGATAACTAAATGCCACAGAGTGAAAGAAGCGTGGACCGGACTGTGTGTTACCTGACTGCTCTCCAGACAAGCTCATGGCGCTGCGGCTCCGGGCCAGGTATGAGTGTGTTGGCTGCTGTAGACGGTTCACCATGCTGCTCTCCCATGGCGTCAGCGGAAGTCGGCGGAGTCCTGAACACAGACGCATGCAACACCTCAGCTTTGATAACAGCTAAAAGTATTACCTACCCTCTTATCAGCCCAAGCAGTCAGTCAAAGCAGATTATAAACCATCCGCAGGCCCAGCACAACTTCTCTTTACTTATCCAAAGTGAAAGGTGAACAGAAGTCAAGTTGACACCCCATTGCATGCATTTAACTGGTAAGTATCAGAGGAAGCAAACACCTTGAAGTGAACTGCACACAAAACGCAAGATGCAGGTAGGAGAGCAATAACAGAAGGCTGCAGcataaaaaatatcacaatgCAGCATCAGATTTCAAAACCAGACTTCCCAGGATTTTATACAAGCAGTTTAAATATCTGACCATAACTCCCCCAGTTGCTCACTGGGAACACACGTATGAATAATGTTCATGATAATCCGTTTACCCACTTTAACACAACATCAGGCAAAGCATGCAGTGCGGCAGGGCTGGGTTGTTGGACCTTTTTCAATGCTCTGAAAAAGTACTTTCACCCCAGAGTTCTTTTGGTTTTCCTTGCTTTGGCACACTTCAATAgatcaaacacatttcaacgtcagacaaagataacctgagtaaaggcaaacatcagtttttagaacataattccatttattaaggaacaaaataagacaaatttaaatttgtacTCAGAGTGAACACCTGAAGAGAACTCaaattttaaggacaaaaacaaatctatgcAAACCAACCTGCCCCtatgtgaaaaagaaattgaCCGCTATCATGTCTCTGCCCACCTTGGAGGCAAAAACCGTCATTGAGTGTTGGTAATAAATGGAGGAATTTTGAGCCACTGTCTTCTGAATTGTAAGAACCTGTTTAACATTTCGCCACAGCGTCTCAACAGGATTAAATCTGAAGTGTATCTAAGCCACTTCAAAATCTTAACACTGGACTTGCTGATGCTCCCGATCGCCATCTTGTTCCATCAGTCCATGGACTATTTGTCCAAAAAGTTATTTGGGAAGTTAATTTTGTGAACTTTGAGTTATTTGGGCATAATTGGTTTTCATCTTCTCCAAAGGTTCTATTTTCGCctaatttctttcttcttggGAAGTCATAGTCACTTTCTCAAACTGAAACAAGATGGGCttgcagatgttttaatttcttttatgaCCTCCAAGATAAGTCAATGATGTGCTCTTGGAACAATCTTGGTAGTCCGGCCACCTCTTGGTTTTTGCTATTATTCTCTTTTTAGACAGATAGATATAAAGGTATATCaatctttaaatttatttagattGGGGCATAACATGTCCCTTAGATCTTATTGACCTGTTGTATATTTAAGTAATTTCTTGACTCTATATGTCAGGCAGGTTGGTTAAGATAACTTTTGtccttaataaattaattacgacataaaaaacagatttttatatttgctcAGTTTATCTTTGATTGACATTAAAATTTATTGGCTatatgaaatatgcaaaaaagaaGTAATGTAATggggtgaatacttttcatAAGTATGCAAGTAAAAGATAACAAGCTGAAAACTGAAGGAATGAATGCTCAACGCATGGTATTGCTAAACAATTTATAgtatatgtataatttttaattatgcctaattattggggtttttttggtaTAGAAATTGAGGTATTGAAGAAGGTTTTAAATGGAATTAACTGGTAAACAAGCTTGATAATATAGAACATGGCATTTTTTTAGCCATGATGCATACTGTATATagcattcccataaaaaaacagGATTATCCTACAGAGGATTATAGAAAGGAGTTACGTTGGAGCCCAATCCTAGTGATTAAATACTCAAGTGGAAGCATGTGCTGATTCATAGCACAGTGAACAGTTGTGAGTTGTAATTTAAACCTAATCTGCAATCAGAATGCGGACGTCCATCGTTTAAATTTAAAGGAaccatcttcttttttttttactttcattcaCAGTTTTCAGCCCATGATCTTTTCTGCTCTGTGCATCATAACATAAGAAGTCAAAAGTGCCCTTGATGAAAcctgtgtttttgtgctgcgTGGTCTTCCCCTGATGTAGGCGGGGTTTGGACTGAGCTTTGCTTATTACAGGGGTGGAAGCTGTTCTCATCTGTAAGCCTGTCAGCAACATATAAACATCAGAGGATACATGATGTTTTAAACTTTGCACGAGAAAATatacttcaaaaataataaacagtatAAGAAACACCACCAAGAGTTAGACGACATGGTCAATATTCCCCAACCTGTCCAATAAGTATGATGCTACTGTAAACATTCTACATACTTCCCTCAACACAATTCCCAATCGTCATCGTCTTGTGTGTTAACTTTACATTCCAATACACTGTTACCGATCCCATGTgtacaatattatttttgaaaacaatgtggaagagatatttatttttttatatagatcCGTGTGTGTACATGGCCtgacataaatgaaaaaaattataaatttaaaaaaaaaaaaataaaattgaaaaaactTTGTGCTAAATGAATCTACAAAGTAACAatcaataaattccaattatcATAATTTCTGTAGACTAACACCAAGTCAAATATTCTTATTAACCTTCACAACAAAGATTTAGCACAATCCAACTGTCAGCTAAAAGTCTTATGGAACATCC is a genomic window of Poecilia reticulata strain Guanapo linkage group LG21, Guppy_female_1.0+MT, whole genome shotgun sequence containing:
- the map7b gene encoding ensconsin isoform X11 gives rise to the protein MPDRKAGGGGGSGSPRDKWKLRKRGSRLTIQPLCTITEEEEVQRRREAGRKKKRASYSQYRSEDGRGSSASGQTYSPTGTPIPPPIPNRTTSKNTSSYAATKTDSLLFNKIDERQRLARERREEREKQNAAKEAQWQAREERARQHYEKQLEERKKKLEEQRIKEEKRRTAVDEKRRQKQDEDRVRHEAVIRRTLERSQKTRPKQNRWSWGGALHTNTPSIPAGFVESAFLCPLDLAGLEHMQSAFSFYRRYGLTSHYADRRSVSTVNLSKHTDPIITKRLSSSSATLLNSPDRGLQMRTASTPVISKAQSKPRLHQGKTTQHKNTGLRRLPLTPWESSMVNRLQQPTHSYLARSRSAMSLSGEQSAMPVCPRSVSCHPMSAVSFKTLQAQVLPHCRSQDRNLSREKASPASATARRRTTGTVQHKDRDGVRKSWSNLSLPLAPVLTLPPNKSSISSSKKSNKATPPSAGRPPQKTLGRPPTPKLLKSPVSDDPGNLRPVRITPEHSQPSTPTAAPKVEGEEEEGKIFSPPQPRPQPLGENNPPSEAPAEVNETTSSPPTQKPSAGTTDPEEASRILAEKRRLAREQREREEEERRQQEEQARSAKEEMARRKAEERAKREEEAQRLAEERRKQEEEERKAEEEKLQREREEAERLQKQKEEEESRLREEAERLRQEREKHFQKEEAERLERKKASRGDHEENQTLRYIR